The Chelatococcus sp. HY11 nucleotide sequence CCTTTGCCATAGCCTTGCACGGAATAGTTGCCCATGGCCGACACGACCATCTGCCCGAGCCGCTCGCCAAGTGACACGCTGGCGTCGATCAGCGGGTGTAGATCCTCGACATAGCGGCCGACATAAGGATTAGCGACCACGAGTACGCACGCTGCCTTGCGCTGGATGAGATCGGCTTTCCTACCCTCGTCGATCATCCTGTCTTCAACGACGGTGAAGGACCGTCTGATGGTCAATTCCATTGCCTGCTCTCCAGAGGGGCGCTCGTGCGCACTCGCCACATATCCATCTCCTTCCTTAACATTCTTCATATTGTCTTACAATCAGATGGCAGGCGAATCCTGCCATCCTTGGGCAGGGCAATCACAAGCGTTTGGCGAGCCAGTCGAACATGAACGGGATAGAAATCGACCAATTGTCATAGTTGCAGTGGACCGCGCCGCCCTCGTCGCCTTCCCAGATCTTCAGTACTTTGTCAGTGCTTCCGATCTCGTCGTAGAGGCGTCGCGCGCCCTTCACGTCCATCACGACATCGCCAGCGCCGTGCGAGATAAGCGTCGGGCACCTGATTTGGTGCGCGATGCCTTTCATATTGAAATCCTTGAGCTTTTCGCGCGCTTGCGTGTCGTTGTCGACGCCGAGGATCCACTGGATTTGCTTCTGGATCGGCGGGTAGAAATTGTAGAGCTCTTCGAGGATGTCATAGCAGGCACACCAAAGCACCAACGCCTTGATGCGCGGCTCGAAAGCGGTGCCGCGGGGTGCGTAGTAGCCAGCCATGGAGACGCCGACGCAGCCGATCCGGTCCGGATCGACATCGGGCCGGGCTTCCAAGTAATCAATCGCCGCCTTCACCGGGACTTCGTAGTCCGGACGGGAATGGATGTGCCGCAGCCGCAGGCTCGAGCCGCGGCCGGGAGTATCCAGGATCAGCACGCCGATGCCGCGGTCTGCCAGCTCCTGCGTTCCCCAGAAGAAGATTTCCTCAGCCAGCGAATCTGCGCCGCCAAGCATAAGAACGGCCGGTGATTTTTCCCTACCCTTATTCGGAAACACATAGTAACCATCATATATGTCGTCGCCGCACGTCACCTGAACTGCCTCGACGCGATTGGCATCATACTTAATTGCGTCTTCGAAACAGCGCTTTGTCTTGCGGAAATTAGCGATTTTCCGTTCGTCTGTACCGAGCAGGAAGAAATCGGCATGGCGATAATAGTTGGAGGCGCGATAGAGCCGGTACTTCGCCGTCTCGATATCGCCGGCCTCAAGCGCCTTGCGTCCCGCCTCCTCGGTCTCGCGGCCGAGTTCGTGCCATTCATTGTGGAAGCTCTCGAAGTCCCCTTCCTTGATGCGCTTCGCGGCACGGTCGCACTCGAAGATATCGGAGCCCCGATAGGCGGCCTGAGCAATCAGCCGCTCCGTCTGGATTGCCCAATCGCGCTCGCCCGGAAAAATGTTCAGCATCACTTACTAAGCCCCTGTTTCTATGAGCCTTGTTGAAATGGCGCGGCTGCTCGTGGCTGCCGAAGCAGGCCCGTGTAGCCTGCTCTTCATTTGCAGCCGCAGAGCAATGCGGCTTGCATAACCTCGATCAAGCATATAATTGTATGACAATCAACGAGTTTCTTCGGGTGGTTTTCAATGATTGACGAGAGCGGCGAGAAATTTGCCCTGGGCGGCGTTGCCGAGCAGCGCCCGTGGCAAAAGCTATATAAGGGCTTTGCCGATCCCGCCCATGAGGATGGCCAGACGCCGACCTATGTCGGCCGCAGCGTGCCGCGGAATGACGTGCTCTACAAAGTGCGCGGCAAGGCGCGCTATGCACCGAATATCACGATGCCGAACATGCTCCATGGCCGCTTCGTGCGTAGCACCGTGCCATCGGCCAGGCTCGTATCGGTGGATGTATCTGCCGCGCGCGCCGTTCCTGGCGTCGTTTACATCCTGACGGCGGCCGAGATCGATCCGGCCCGCCTGCATGTCGGCTCGCTGGTGGAGGACACGCCGATCCTGGCGAAGGACGTCGTGCGCCATGTCGGCGAGCCGATCGCGGTGATCGCAGCCGAAAGTAAGGAGGTGGCGGAGTATGCCGCAACTTTGGTCGAGATCGCGTACGAGGAAACGCCGGCGGTGCTAACGCCTGCCGACGCGCTGGCCGAGGGCGCGCCGCAGCTTCATCCACAGGGCAATACCATCGCCAACCTCTCCAAGCAGCGCGGAGACGTCGCGAGGGCACTGGCCGAAGCTGATTTCGTCATCGAAGGCACTTATGTCAACGAGCCGATCGATCACTGCTTCCTGGAAGCGCAGTCCGGCATCTCCTTCTTCGACGAGGATGGCGTGCTGACGCTGCTCGTCTCTACCCAGTATCCGCATTTCCACCACAAGCAGCTGGAGCGTGTCACCGGCCTACCGCACGACAAGATCCGCGTCATCCAGACCGTGGTCGGTGGGGCCTTCGGCGGCAAGATCGACAACACGATCGAATGTGTAACCTGCCTTATCACAATGGCGACGGGCCGGCCGGTGAAGATGGTGCTGGATGCGGAGGAGGTCTTTTCCTCGACCACCAAGCGCCACACCATGACCATCCGCCACCGCCTCGGCGGCATGAAGGACGGCCGGATCACGGCCATCGATATGGATATCCTGGCTGACGGTGGTGCTTACACCTCCTACAGCCCGATCGTCGCTGGCCGGTGTGTCGTGCACACGGCGCTTCCCTACGACATTCCCAATATCAAGGCGCATATCTGCACCACCTTCACCAACAACATGACGGCCGGCGCCATGCGCAGCTTCGGCATCGTCAAGCTCGCCTTTGCGACGGAATCGCAGATCAACAAATTGGCCGAGAAGATCGGCATGAGCCCGATCCAGATCCGCCGCATCAATGCGGTTAAGGACGGCACCTCAACGCTCACCGGTCAGACGCTGAGCGCGGTCGGCTTCACGAAGACGCTGGACGTGATCGAGCCGATCTATGAGGCGCGCAAGGCCGAGCTCGACAAAATGACGCTTGCCGACGGCATCAAGCGCGGCCTGGGCCTGGCCTCGCTCGGCTACGGCATCGGATATAGCGGCGTCCGCAACCCCTCGACCGCGCGGCTGGAGGTGCTGGCGGATGGCACGGTGATCGCTAATTGCGGCACCCCCGACATTGGACCCGGCTCGGACACGACGTTGGCGCAGATCGCGGCCGATGCCGCGGGGATCTCGATCGCCCGCATCCGCGTGGTCAGCGGCGATTCCACCAAGACGGACGATTCGGGGCCAACCTCCGCCTCTCGCACCACCTATTTTTCCGGGAATGCGGCACTGGTGGCGGGACGTGATTTCGCCCGCCAGTTCCGCGAGATGGTGGCCGAACACTACGCTTTGCCGCTCGACCAGGTGCGGCTCGACGACGACCGTATTCACCTGTCGAACGAGGTGCACGAGTTCGCGGACATCTGTGCCGTCCTCGGCGACAGGCTGAAGACGCTGAAGGCCTACGGCGTGTTCAATCCTGACAGCGCGCTCGACTTCGTCACCT carries:
- a CDS encoding xanthine dehydrogenase family protein molybdopterin-binding subunit: MIDESGEKFALGGVAEQRPWQKLYKGFADPAHEDGQTPTYVGRSVPRNDVLYKVRGKARYAPNITMPNMLHGRFVRSTVPSARLVSVDVSAARAVPGVVYILTAAEIDPARLHVGSLVEDTPILAKDVVRHVGEPIAVIAAESKEVAEYAATLVEIAYEETPAVLTPADALAEGAPQLHPQGNTIANLSKQRGDVARALAEADFVIEGTYVNEPIDHCFLEAQSGISFFDEDGVLTLLVSTQYPHFHHKQLERVTGLPHDKIRVIQTVVGGAFGGKIDNTIECVTCLITMATGRPVKMVLDAEEVFSSTTKRHTMTIRHRLGGMKDGRITAIDMDILADGGAYTSYSPIVAGRCVVHTALPYDIPNIKAHICTTFTNNMTAGAMRSFGIVKLAFATESQINKLAEKIGMSPIQIRRINAVKDGTSTLTGQTLSAVGFTKTLDVIEPIYEARKAELDKMTLADGIKRGLGLASLGYGIGYSGVRNPSTARLEVLADGTVIANCGTPDIGPGSDTTLAQIAADAAGISIARIRVVSGDSTKTDDSGPTSASRTTYFSGNAALVAGRDFARQFREMVAEHYALPLDQVRLDDDRIHLSNEVHEFADICAVLGDRLKTLKAYGVFNPDSALDFVTFNGNPYPTYTYATQLAEIEVDTETGKISVPHFWAAHDAGRLVNPMGAEGQIEGGVVMGLGMALYEKIVRNGGYIQNPSFRDYLLAGPKDAPGTIETFFVENLDDSGPYGAKGVAEASLIPVPAAIAAALHDAAGIWLSAMPMDQETVFKALNAQPEPKGKM
- a CDS encoding alpha/beta fold hydrolase, with amino-acid sequence MLNIFPGERDWAIQTERLIAQAAYRGSDIFECDRAAKRIKEGDFESFHNEWHELGRETEEAGRKALEAGDIETAKYRLYRASNYYRHADFFLLGTDERKIANFRKTKRCFEDAIKYDANRVEAVQVTCGDDIYDGYYVFPNKGREKSPAVLMLGGADSLAEEIFFWGTQELADRGIGVLILDTPGRGSSLRLRHIHSRPDYEVPVKAAIDYLEARPDVDPDRIGCVGVSMAGYYAPRGTAFEPRIKALVLWCACYDILEELYNFYPPIQKQIQWILGVDNDTQAREKLKDFNMKGIAHQIRCPTLISHGAGDVVMDVKGARRLYDEIGSTDKVLKIWEGDEGGAVHCNYDNWSISIPFMFDWLAKRL